In one Pseudomonas sp. R84 genomic region, the following are encoded:
- a CDS encoding Lrp/AsnC family transcriptional regulator: protein MKIDAFDRKILAALQRNGRLSNVELADEIGLSASPCLRRVRMLEEAGVIRGYQANLDRDEVGLGLTVFVGVKVERHNDAQAEAFYTAVTALPEVISAFLVSGESDFLLQVVVPDLRAYDRFLSGCLLKLPGVSDIRSNFAIHTVKTPGALPLGHLPL, encoded by the coding sequence ATGAAAATCGATGCCTTCGATCGCAAGATTCTCGCGGCCCTGCAACGTAACGGGCGCCTGAGCAATGTCGAGCTGGCGGATGAAATCGGCCTGTCGGCCTCGCCGTGCCTGCGCCGGGTGCGGATGCTGGAAGAGGCCGGGGTGATTCGCGGTTATCAGGCCAATCTCGATCGCGATGAAGTCGGGCTGGGACTGACGGTGTTTGTCGGGGTCAAGGTCGAGCGGCACAACGATGCACAGGCCGAGGCGTTTTACACCGCAGTGACGGCGTTGCCGGAAGTGATCTCGGCGTTTCTGGTGTCGGGAGAGTCGGACTTTTTGCTGCAAGTGGTGGTGCCGGATCTGCGTGCGTACGATCGCTTTCTCAGCGGTTGCCTGCTGAAGCTGCCGGGGGTGAGTGACATCCGCAGCAACTTTGCGATTCACACGGTGAAGACGCCGGGGGCGTTGCCTCTCGGACATCTTCCGCTATAG
- a CDS encoding LysE family translocator gives MANFWLFFLALAVVYLLPGPDMILLLQTGARQGRGAALATAIGLGIARGCHVALAALGLAALFKAAPWTFEVVRLAGAAYLLWIGIQCLRSNLLPNLNTGEPGDSHGRWREAVRRGLLTNLLNPKALLFCSVLLPQFIVNEGAAVLSQFAVLGMLLVGVGLLFDSAYALTGAALGRWLQHSPTAQRVQQWLFGSLLIGFAVRLTFVQQA, from the coding sequence ATGGCGAATTTCTGGCTGTTTTTCCTGGCATTGGCGGTGGTCTATCTATTGCCCGGCCCGGACATGATCCTGCTGCTGCAAACTGGTGCCCGGCAGGGACGCGGCGCGGCGCTGGCCACCGCTATTGGCTTGGGCATTGCCCGTGGTTGTCACGTGGCGCTGGCGGCATTGGGGCTGGCCGCGCTGTTCAAGGCTGCGCCGTGGACATTCGAGGTAGTGCGGCTGGCGGGGGCGGCGTATCTGTTGTGGATCGGCATTCAATGCCTACGCAGCAATCTGCTGCCGAACCTGAATACTGGCGAGCCTGGCGATTCCCACGGGCGTTGGCGCGAAGCCGTCAGACGCGGTTTGCTGACCAACCTGCTCAATCCCAAGGCGTTACTGTTCTGCTCGGTGCTGCTACCGCAATTCATCGTCAATGAAGGCGCAGCGGTGCTGAGCCAGTTCGCCGTGCTGGGCATGCTGCTGGTCGGCGTCGGCCTGCTGTTCGACAGCGCCTACGCCCTCACCGGCGCCGCGCTGGGTCGTTGGCTGCAACACAGTCCAACGGCCCAACGTGTACAACAATGGCTGTTCGGCAGCCTGCTGATCGGTTTCGCCGTGCGCCTGACGTTCGTCCAGCAGGCTTAG
- a CDS encoding DUF3142 domain-containing protein: protein MRFIVVLFLGILLVACKQQDAPPLDQQLYIWQRQWTPAHEAALRDSRQDFSTLRVLALQAFPNAGWSSARIDAPLLKADGRPLIAVIRLDGQLKSLDQDQVTAQILQVLADWQAQGLRLSGVEIDHDAGNARLPAYAEFLKHLRVALPTDIPLSITALPAWLDSSQLPVLLQTVDSSVLQVHAVSDPRRGLFDSDQALKWAKAWARITDKPFYLALPAYGVALLPDDGGAPVVESEVQLERSGERQELLADPLQLSQLGKALREDPPAHLAGLIWFRLPLANDRRAWSLTTLRAVSRGEQLASQLGVVLSEYNGLYDIRLDNPGNLDSAWPARITLKAQSCEGADALAGYSLQQSPDLLTFTRLRDGRMPAGGQRAIGWARCAHIDQGGSHVDP from the coding sequence ATGCGATTTATTGTGGTTCTGTTCTTGGGCATCTTGCTTGTGGCTTGCAAGCAGCAGGACGCTCCGCCCCTCGACCAACAACTCTACATCTGGCAACGTCAATGGACGCCGGCCCACGAGGCGGCGCTGCGTGACAGTCGCCAGGATTTCTCAACGCTACGCGTCCTCGCACTGCAAGCCTTTCCAAATGCCGGATGGAGCAGCGCGCGAATCGATGCGCCGTTATTGAAAGCCGATGGTCGTCCGTTGATTGCGGTGATTCGTCTCGACGGACAACTCAAGTCGCTGGATCAGGATCAGGTCACCGCGCAGATTCTGCAGGTGCTAGCCGACTGGCAGGCGCAAGGCCTGAGGCTGAGCGGCGTCGAGATCGATCACGACGCCGGTAACGCACGCTTGCCGGCCTACGCTGAATTCCTCAAACATCTGCGCGTGGCATTGCCGACGGACATCCCGCTAAGCATCACCGCGCTGCCAGCCTGGCTCGATAGTTCGCAATTGCCCGTACTCCTGCAAACCGTCGACAGCAGCGTGTTGCAAGTCCACGCCGTCAGTGACCCGCGTCGAGGGCTCTTCGATTCCGATCAGGCGTTGAAGTGGGCCAAGGCCTGGGCGCGAATCACCGATAAACCTTTTTATCTCGCGCTGCCGGCTTACGGCGTGGCGCTGTTACCGGATGACGGCGGGGCGCCAGTGGTGGAAAGCGAAGTGCAACTTGAGCGGAGCGGTGAGCGCCAGGAATTGCTCGCCGATCCGCTGCAATTGAGCCAACTCGGCAAGGCCTTGCGCGAAGACCCGCCGGCGCATCTGGCCGGGTTGATCTGGTTTCGCTTGCCGCTGGCCAATGATCGCCGTGCCTGGAGCCTGACCACCCTGCGCGCAGTCTCCCGTGGTGAGCAACTCGCCAGTCAGCTCGGCGTGGTGTTGAGCGAATACAACGGTCTCTACGACATCAGACTCGACAACCCTGGCAACCTCGACAGTGCCTGGCCCGCACGGATCACGCTGAAAGCGCAAAGCTGTGAAGGCGCTGATGCGCTCGCCGGTTACTCGTTGCAACAAAGCCCGGATCTGCTTACCTTCACCCGCCTGCGCGACGGCCGCATGCCGGCGGGCGGACAACGCGCCATCGGTTGGGCGCGCTGCGCACATATTGATCAAGGAGGTTCGCATGTTGACCCGTAA